One Acidobacteriota bacterium genomic window carries:
- a CDS encoding ABC transporter permease produces the protein MRMMAIIERELRRFFRSPALMMASMIFPLVQLIVLGNAFGGKITDARVAIVDQDGGPQALKIRQAFDAIHSTAKTVTPVLYTSDKQAMEDVRNGKIDGAIVIPPQYSQRVYEKNRPQIALIVDNTDNFMTSTLEEKLNQLTVALNRPDVEPRLLQQTALQVVELYPYIEYMKYLLPGSIALAMFVSVMIGGGMLYIDDKARGIHEGFLVTPITKLELVFGLTLAGTLKAMGAGIVLTVIGSLICGVSTIFNPIKLFWLLILIALTSMAFVTMMFMIMVRVDDPLVPRAIFGILNTLLFFPSGAIYPIKAFPGWLKVVAWIDPFSYAVHGFKALLLKQAGLAAIWGDMLYLAVFTLVMMTGVTLLFKRTL, from the coding sequence ATGCGGATGATGGCCATCATCGAGCGCGAGTTGCGGCGGTTCTTCCGCTCGCCGGCGTTGATGATGGCGTCGATGATCTTCCCGCTGGTGCAGCTGATCGTGCTGGGCAACGCGTTCGGCGGGAAGATCACGGACGCGCGCGTGGCCATCGTAGATCAGGATGGCGGACCGCAGGCGCTCAAGATCCGGCAGGCGTTCGACGCCATCCACTCCACCGCCAAGACGGTGACGCCGGTGCTCTACACCAGCGACAAGCAGGCGATGGAAGACGTGCGCAACGGCAAGATCGATGGCGCGATCGTGATCCCGCCGCAGTATTCGCAGCGCGTCTACGAGAAGAACCGGCCCCAGATCGCGCTCATCGTCGACAACACCGACAACTTCATGACGTCCACGCTGGAGGAAAAGCTCAACCAGCTGACCGTGGCCCTCAACCGTCCCGACGTGGAACCGCGCCTGCTGCAGCAGACTGCGCTCCAGGTGGTGGAACTCTATCCCTACATCGAGTACATGAAGTATCTGCTGCCGGGGTCGATCGCGCTGGCCATGTTCGTGAGCGTGATGATCGGCGGCGGCATGTTGTACATCGACGACAAGGCGCGCGGCATCCACGAAGGCTTTCTGGTCACGCCCATCACCAAGCTGGAACTGGTATTCGGGCTCACGCTTGCGGGCACGCTGAAGGCGATGGGCGCGGGAATCGTGCTCACGGTGATCGGCTCGCTGATCTGTGGCGTGAGCACGATCTTCAATCCCATCAAGCTGTTCTGGCTGCTCATCCTGATCGCGCTCACCTCGATGGCGTTCGTCACCATGATGTTCATGATCATGGTGCGGGTGGACGATCCGCTGGTGCCGCGCGCCATCTTCGGCATCCTCAACACGCTGCTCTTCTTTCCTTCGGGAGCGATCTATCCCATCAAGGCTTTTCCCGGCTGGCTGAAAGTGGTCGCGTGGATCGACCCTTTCAGTTATGCGGTGCACGGATTCAAAGCCTTGCTGCTGAAACAGGCCGGGCTCGCTGCAATCTGGGGCGACATGCTGTATCTTGCGGTATTCACGCTGGTGATGATGACCGGCGTCACGCTGCTGTTCAAGCGCACTCTCTGA
- the fabD gene encoding ACP S-malonyltransferase, with translation MTTAGGTLRTTAFLFPGQGSQAVGMGRELAAMYPVAQETFDEADAALGYKLSQLCWEGPEERLKMTEVTQPAILTVSVAAFRVLREKGIAPNLVAGHSLGEYSAHVAAGTLTFDDAVRIVRNRGRYMQEAVPTGLGAMAAILALSLAEVEKVCAESAQGEVVSPANINSPGQIVISGTKAAVERAAELAKQRGAKRAVMLPVSAPFHCALMQPAQDRLATELKAAAFHPMNVPLVTNVDAEVITSPDNVREDKARDALIRQVTGAVRWTDCVQALIAKGTETFVEVGPGTVLGGLMRQIDRAKTCLNVEDETSLQRVVNHFEGASLAQR, from the coding sequence ATGACGACGGCCGGCGGCACCCTTCGCACTACAGCCTTTCTCTTCCCCGGCCAAGGCTCGCAGGCGGTTGGCATGGGCCGCGAACTTGCCGCCATGTATCCCGTAGCGCAGGAAACCTTCGACGAAGCCGACGCCGCCCTCGGCTACAAGCTTTCGCAACTCTGCTGGGAAGGCCCGGAAGAGCGCTTGAAGATGACGGAGGTCACGCAGCCGGCCATCCTCACGGTCTCGGTGGCCGCGTTTCGTGTGCTGCGCGAGAAAGGCATCGCACCCAACCTCGTCGCCGGACACTCGCTCGGCGAATACTCCGCGCACGTCGCCGCCGGCACCCTGACCTTTGACGATGCGGTCCGCATCGTCCGCAACCGTGGCCGGTATATGCAGGAGGCGGTACCCACAGGGCTGGGCGCGATGGCTGCCATCCTCGCTCTGTCGCTCGCGGAAGTGGAAAAGGTTTGCGCGGAGAGCGCGCAGGGCGAAGTGGTTTCGCCCGCAAACATCAACTCGCCCGGACAGATCGTGATCTCGGGCACGAAGGCTGCGGTCGAACGCGCGGCGGAACTGGCCAAGCAGCGTGGCGCCAAGCGCGCCGTCATGCTTCCCGTCAGCGCGCCCTTCCATTGCGCGCTGATGCAGCCGGCGCAGGACCGTCTCGCCACCGAGCTGAAAGCGGCAGCGTTCCATCCCATGAATGTCCCGCTGGTCACGAACGTGGACGCCGAGGTCATCACCTCACCCGACAACGTTCGCGAAGACAAGGCTCGCGACGCACTCATTCGCCAGGTCACTGGCGCCGTCCGCTGGACCGATTGCGTCCAGGCCCTCATCGCCAAGGGGACCGAGACATTCGTTGAGGTTGGCCCGGGCACGGTCCTCGGCGGATTGATGCGCCAGATCGATCGCGCGAAGACCTGCTTGAACGTGGAGGATGAGACTTCTTTGCAGAGAGTCGTGAACCACTTCGAAGGCGCTTCGCTCGCGCAGCGCTAG
- the plsX gene encoding phosphate acyltransferase PlsX, with the protein MPAVISLDAMGSDRAPKPEVEGAILAARHYGLGVILVGKEDVLRAELAHHPAASNLPIEIAHASEVIGMHEKAATAVRSKRDSTLRVGLRLVREGRAQGFVTAGNTGAAMATAKMVLGALPKVDRPGLAAVFPTAVHSKATIMIDVGANVDSKPHNLEQFAIMGEIYYRTIFGTARPSVGLLSIGAEESKGNELTREAYTLLKRLPLNFVGNVEGRDLYNGKVDVIVCDGFVGNVALKISEGMVETVRHLLKQSLSATITSQMGALLSRRAFADFKKRLDYSEYGGAPLLGLKGVCIITHGSSNSNAIKNALRVASEFATGGTNGAIEQELAAHARRVEVPVQA; encoded by the coding sequence ATGCCGGCAGTCATCAGCCTCGATGCGATGGGTTCGGACCGGGCGCCGAAGCCTGAGGTCGAAGGCGCGATCCTTGCCGCGCGCCATTACGGGCTGGGGGTGATCCTGGTCGGCAAGGAAGACGTGCTCCGCGCCGAGCTCGCGCACCATCCCGCCGCTTCGAATCTGCCCATCGAGATCGCGCACGCGAGCGAGGTCATCGGCATGCACGAAAAGGCCGCGACCGCCGTCCGCTCCAAGCGTGATTCCACGTTGCGCGTGGGACTGCGGCTTGTCCGCGAAGGCCGCGCACAGGGGTTTGTCACCGCCGGCAACACTGGCGCCGCCATGGCCACAGCGAAGATGGTCCTCGGCGCCCTGCCCAAGGTCGACCGGCCCGGCCTCGCCGCCGTCTTCCCTACCGCCGTCCACTCCAAGGCGACGATCATGATCGACGTGGGCGCGAACGTCGACTCCAAACCCCACAACCTCGAGCAGTTCGCCATCATGGGCGAGATCTATTACCGCACTATTTTTGGGACGGCGCGTCCCAGCGTGGGCCTGCTCTCCATCGGAGCGGAAGAGTCCAAGGGCAATGAGCTCACCCGCGAGGCCTATACGCTGCTCAAGCGCCTGCCGCTGAACTTTGTCGGCAACGTGGAAGGGCGCGACCTCTACAACGGCAAAGTAGACGTGATCGTGTGCGACGGCTTCGTGGGCAACGTCGCGCTCAAGATCTCCGAAGGCATGGTCGAGACCGTGCGCCATCTGCTCAAGCAGTCGCTCTCCGCCACCATCACCTCGCAGATGGGCGCGCTGCTCTCGCGCCGCGCCTTTGCCGACTTCAAGAAGCGTCTCGATTATTCGGAATATGGCGGCGCGCCGCTGCTCGGGCTGAAGGGCGTCTGCATCATCACGCACGGCTCCTCCAACTCGAACGCCATCAAGAACGCGCTGCGCGTCGCTTCGGAATTCGCCACCGGCGGCACCAACGGCGCCATCGAGCAGGAACTCGCCGCGCACGCCCGGCGCGTCGAGGTCCCGGTGCAGGCATGA
- the rpmF gene encoding 50S ribosomal protein L32, whose amino-acid sequence MPNPKRRHSKARTSRRRAHDFLSAPALSECPNCHERKVPHRACAKCGYYKGRAVVEVESK is encoded by the coding sequence ATGCCAAATCCGAAACGGCGACACTCGAAAGCCCGCACCTCGCGGCGTCGCGCGCACGATTTCCTGTCTGCACCCGCGCTCTCCGAGTGCCCCAACTGTCACGAGCGTAAGGTCCCGCACCGGGCCTGCGCGAAGTGTGGCTACTACAAGGGCCGCGCAGTCGTGGAAGTCGAGTCCAAGTAG
- a CDS encoding DUF177 domain-containing protein: MFIRVRDVETEALEFDREFPAGQVDLGAEMQQSGPLRIQGRAELLEERTHGVRETIKDIRLTGSFSGQVEIQCARCLEPVTREVQADFDLLYRPLGAVERDDEVSISEAETEVGFYKGEGLALEDVLREQVLLSVPVKAVCREDCNGLCAQCGKNLNQGKCACVPVRSDPRWNALREMRSKLDG; this comes from the coding sequence ATGTTCATCCGTGTCCGCGATGTGGAGACCGAGGCCCTCGAGTTCGACCGGGAATTCCCTGCCGGTCAGGTAGACCTTGGAGCGGAGATGCAACAGAGCGGACCGCTGCGTATCCAGGGCCGTGCCGAGTTGCTCGAAGAACGCACGCACGGCGTCAGAGAGACGATCAAGGATATCCGCTTGACCGGCTCGTTTTCCGGCCAGGTCGAGATCCAATGTGCGCGCTGCCTGGAACCGGTCACGCGCGAGGTGCAGGCCGATTTTGACCTGCTCTACCGTCCCTTGGGAGCGGTGGAGCGCGATGACGAGGTCTCGATCTCCGAAGCGGAGACCGAGGTCGGTTTTTACAAGGGTGAAGGGTTGGCGCTGGAAGACGTGCTGCGCGAGCAGGTGTTGCTCTCCGTACCCGTCAAGGCGGTCTGCCGCGAGGATTGCAATGGCCTGTGCGCGCAGTGCGGGAAGAACCTGAACCAGGGGAAGTGCGCCTGCGTTCCCGTCCGCTCGGATCCACGCTGGAACGCGCTGCGCGAGATGCGCAGCAAGTTGGACGGTTAG
- a CDS encoding prepilin-type N-terminal cleavage/methylation domain-containing protein has product MERERGFSLIELLIVVAIILIIAAIAIPNLLSARIQANESSAVGTLRTLNTAQQNYQIIYGGYADDLAKLGGNAMAPTAARSGLVDWVLGCMTQPCPKSGFTFLIINAVGAPQVNAYGLIAVPMDPSTGRRSFCSDQMSIITFDPNAGNPPVCTRSLQ; this is encoded by the coding sequence ATGGAACGTGAACGTGGCTTTTCGTTGATCGAACTGCTGATCGTGGTCGCGATCATACTCATCATCGCGGCGATCGCGATCCCCAACCTGTTGTCCGCCCGGATACAGGCCAACGAGTCCTCCGCCGTGGGGACGCTCCGTACCTTGAACACCGCGCAACAGAACTATCAGATCATCTATGGCGGCTATGCCGATGACCTCGCCAAGCTCGGCGGCAACGCGATGGCTCCTACCGCGGCCCGCTCCGGCTTGGTGGATTGGGTGCTCGGCTGCATGACCCAGCCGTGCCCGAAGAGCGGCTTCACCTTCCTGATCATCAATGCGGTCGGAGCGCCACAAGTCAACGCCTACGGCTTGATCGCTGTCCCGATGGATCCAAGTACGGGCCGGCGTTCCTTCTGTTCTGACCAGATGAGCATCATCACCTTCGATCCGAACGCGGGCAATCCACCGGTCTGCACGCGGTCACTCCAGTAG
- a CDS encoding tetratricopeptide repeat protein, producing MPGYTRHQLKHDRLTDAAQETFSWALGHKRNLVGAGIVLAVLAAALAGGWFYFDRQNEQASMALGQAVRTFDRPLRAAGQQPPPDIQTFASSAERGREAEKQFLAVAEKYPYTRSGEIARYLAGVAAIDAGDTATAERELKAAAGSRRDDFASLAKMALAAFYRSSKRDAEALAIYDQLAEHPTTAVSKPMALLAKAELLERTSPADANRVYQQLRAQDPSGPIGRLAEQRLNNPKK from the coding sequence GTGCCTGGTTATACCCGACATCAGCTCAAACACGACCGCCTTACCGACGCCGCGCAAGAAACCTTCTCCTGGGCGCTCGGCCACAAACGCAACCTGGTGGGCGCCGGCATCGTGCTTGCCGTGCTGGCCGCCGCCCTCGCCGGCGGCTGGTTCTACTTTGACCGGCAGAACGAGCAGGCTAGCATGGCGCTGGGGCAGGCGGTGCGGACCTTTGACCGTCCCCTGCGCGCTGCCGGCCAGCAACCGCCGCCAGATATCCAGACGTTCGCTTCGAGCGCGGAGCGCGGCCGCGAAGCCGAGAAACAGTTTCTGGCGGTCGCCGAAAAATATCCTTATACCCGCTCCGGCGAGATCGCCCGGTATCTCGCGGGTGTCGCCGCCATCGATGCCGGCGACACGGCGACAGCCGAGCGTGAACTGAAGGCCGCCGCGGGCTCGCGCCGCGATGACTTCGCATCACTCGCCAAGATGGCCCTGGCTGCCTTTTACCGCAGCAGCAAGCGCGATGCCGAGGCGCTGGCGATCTACGACCAGCTGGCGGAACACCCCACCACGGCGGTCTCGAAGCCCATGGCGCTGCTCGCCAAAGCCGAGCTGCTGGAGCGGACGTCGCCGGCGGACGCGAACCGCGTCTATCAGCAGCTCCGCGCCCAGGATCCCAGTGGCCCGATCGGGCGCTTGGCAGAACAGCGGCTCAACAATCCCAAGAAGTGA